From a single Loigolactobacillus coryniformis subsp. coryniformis KCTC 3167 = DSM 20001 genomic region:
- a CDS encoding complex I 51 kDa subunit family protein, translated as MVVRNQAVLTARFNKLQADPTDIDAFCQLDGYAGLKKVVEMDKTAVLDELDRAVLLGRGGAAYPAGKKWRHLFYAKGQPKYIVCNADEGEPGTFKDKTLIEHDPLAIIEGMTIAGYMFDSPQGYIYIRGEYRNLHRCLRKALVQARTANFLGENILGITGFNYDIKIISGAGAYVCGESSALLNSIEGKTGRPRVKPPHLADVGLYLQPTLVNNVESYANIPVIIREGGAAFKALGTEKGGGTKLICLTGHVKNRGLFEVNLGTPLYDILYSEKYGGGSSTGRPLKFIHFGGQSGPIGAVAQLKDCLYSYDGLWANNLAIGSGALVVMDDSVSIIDYLNSVAAFFAHESCGKCTPCRIGTLRILEALEKFQKKEAVPGDLEVFESMLTHVTQLSACGLGQSVATSMVSSLKLFPEEFELAINRQTAEQKEVLW; from the coding sequence ATGGTAGTTAGAAATCAAGCCGTTTTAACGGCACGTTTTAATAAATTACAGGCTGATCCCACTGATATTGATGCTTTTTGTCAGTTAGATGGTTACGCTGGTTTAAAAAAAGTAGTTGAAATGGACAAAACAGCGGTGTTAGATGAACTTGATCGCGCTGTATTATTAGGTCGTGGTGGTGCTGCTTATCCCGCCGGCAAAAAATGGCGTCATCTTTTTTATGCTAAAGGGCAACCTAAATATATTGTCTGTAATGCCGATGAAGGTGAACCGGGCACATTTAAAGATAAGACGTTGATCGAACATGATCCATTAGCAATCATTGAAGGGATGACGATTGCTGGTTACATGTTTGATTCACCGCAGGGCTATATTTATATTCGTGGTGAATATCGCAATTTACACCGTTGTTTACGTAAAGCCTTAGTGCAAGCACGGACCGCCAATTTTTTAGGTGAAAATATTCTTGGTATCACTGGCTTTAATTATGATATTAAAATTATTTCTGGCGCCGGTGCGTATGTTTGCGGTGAAAGCTCAGCCTTATTAAATTCAATTGAAGGGAAGACGGGGCGGCCTCGAGTTAAGCCACCACATTTAGCTGATGTAGGTCTATATCTGCAGCCTACCTTAGTGAATAATGTGGAATCTTATGCCAATATTCCGGTGATCATTCGTGAAGGTGGTGCAGCTTTTAAAGCATTGGGTACAGAAAAAGGCGGTGGAACCAAATTAATTTGCTTAACTGGTCATGTTAAAAATCGGGGACTGTTTGAAGTTAATCTGGGAACGCCACTTTACGATATTCTGTATTCAGAAAAATATGGTGGTGGCAGTAGTACTGGGCGACCATTGAAATTTATCCACTTTGGTGGTCAGTCTGGACCCATTGGGGCGGTAGCGCAACTAAAGGATTGTCTTTATTCTTATGATGGCTTATGGGCCAATAATTTAGCAATTGGTTCGGGCGCGCTAGTTGTCATGGATGATAGTGTCAGCATTATTGATTATTTAAATAGTGTCGCTGCTTTTTTTGCCCATGAATCTTGTGGTAAGTGTACACCTTGCCGAATCGGCACATTACGAATTTTAGAAGCACTAGAAAAATTTCAGAAAAAAGAAGCTGTCCCTGGTGACCTAGAAGTTTTTGAATCGATGTTAACGCATGTGACTCAGTTATCTGCTTGTGGGCTTGGCCAATCAGTTGCAACATCTATGGTCAGTAGCTTGAAGCTTTTTCCAGAAGAGTTTGAATTGGCGATCAATCGGCAGACAGCTGAGCAGAAGGAGGTTTTGTGGTGA
- the mobA gene encoding molybdenum cofactor guanylyltransferase: MIAATDVTGIILCGGHSSRMGFNKALLKLDGQYVILQTAVKLKELFPAVVLMTNNQQNFRVSDAFAGYPIWEDDYQNSGPLGGLVTALARVTTPYIFVTACDIPNISLTMIRQLLNSVQSEQVILYQQDNHIESLFGLYHRSCLPLFTAQLAQGNGQIRYYFSQLRVRLLSSPLTELRNINTPAELPGWRIKK; the protein is encoded by the coding sequence ATGATTGCAGCTACGGATGTGACGGGGATTATTCTTTGTGGCGGACATAGCTCGCGAATGGGATTTAATAAAGCATTGTTAAAATTGGACGGACAATATGTCATCTTACAGACTGCGGTCAAACTCAAAGAATTATTTCCGGCAGTGGTATTGATGACGAATAACCAGCAAAATTTTCGGGTGAGTGATGCGTTTGCTGGTTATCCGATTTGGGAAGATGACTATCAAAACTCTGGTCCCTTAGGTGGTCTGGTCACTGCTTTGGCTAGAGTAACTACGCCATATATTTTTGTGACTGCGTGTGATATTCCGAATATTTCTTTAACTATGATCCGGCAATTATTGAATAGCGTGCAGTCTGAACAGGTTATTTTGTATCAACAGGATAACCATATTGAATCCCTCTTTGGACTTTATCATCGTTCTTGTTTACCACTATTTACAGCGCAATTAGCTCAAGGTAATGGACAAATTCGCTATTATTTTTCGCAATTACGTGTTAGATTACTTTCCAGTCCTTTAACCGAGTTAAGGAATATTAATACGCCGGCTGAGTTACCTGGGTGGCGTATTAAAAAATGA
- a CDS encoding NAD(P)H-dependent oxidoreductase subunit E has protein sequence MANLTINEKNEIIDRYQANPEQALNILVDLQFASTDGYIDQKTAQLVAKRVGVTETRIYELISFYAILKEKTQARYVLKICNSAPCRFSGEPLVSRSLKEILGVNENEMTADGLFLYHGIPCVGACAQTPFIKIKDRVFPNLTAQQIVQLISDLRAGRYPAL, from the coding sequence ATGGCTAATTTAACAATTAATGAAAAAAATGAAATTATTGATCGTTATCAAGCTAATCCTGAGCAAGCATTGAATATTTTAGTTGATCTACAGTTTGCTTCGACTGATGGCTATATTGATCAGAAAACGGCACAGCTAGTTGCTAAACGTGTTGGGGTGACCGAAACACGTATTTATGAGTTGATTAGTTTCTATGCGATTTTGAAGGAGAAAACTCAGGCACGTTATGTCTTGAAAATCTGTAATAGCGCACCTTGCCGTTTTTCTGGTGAACCATTAGTCAGCCGTAGTCTCAAAGAAATTCTAGGTGTCAATGAAAATGAGATGACGGCTGATGGTTTGTTCTTATATCATGGGATTCCGTGTGTTGGTGCTTGTGCACAGACCCCCTTTATTAAGATCAAAGATCGTGTTTTCCCAAATTTAACTGCGCAACAAATCGTTCAATTAATCAGTGATCTTCGTGCTGGTCGTTATCCAGCACTATAG
- a CDS encoding formate/nitrite transporter family protein has translation MNSLKANQVIETFSLKAKTKSQLGLGKLLLLGMMAGAFIAIGYLAFVRVAGTVPKSWGSFSTFLGACLFPIGLIAITFLGGELVTGNMMILTFGFLKKQLTLVAVIKNWVLVLLANCLGGALFGLLFGHLVGLTEGDFAAKTIAIATAKLADSPSAMIISGVGCNILVGMAIFLAAMSQDFFGKVIGVWFPIMIFVVCGFQHVVANAFILTAAVLAGGHFSASALVLNILLVFIGNAIGGALGLAVPVYYANRESAVVSTTESPESIKQVIVNE, from the coding sequence ATGAACAGTTTAAAAGCAAATCAAGTTATTGAAACGTTCAGTTTAAAGGCGAAGACTAAAAGTCAGCTTGGTTTAGGGAAATTATTGCTGTTAGGGATGATGGCAGGTGCTTTTATTGCAATTGGTTATTTGGCGTTTGTCCGAGTTGCTGGGACTGTACCTAAAAGTTGGGGGAGTTTTTCAACTTTTTTGGGTGCCTGTTTATTTCCAATTGGATTGATTGCAATCACGTTTTTAGGTGGTGAATTAGTTACTGGGAATATGATGATTCTCACGTTCGGTTTTTTGAAAAAACAGCTCACTTTAGTTGCAGTGATCAAAAACTGGGTACTTGTGCTGCTTGCTAATTGTTTAGGTGGTGCGCTGTTTGGCTTGCTTTTTGGTCATTTAGTCGGATTAACTGAAGGTGATTTTGCAGCTAAAACGATTGCGATCGCAACTGCAAAATTAGCGGATAGCCCTAGTGCAATGATCATATCTGGTGTTGGTTGCAATATTTTAGTTGGAATGGCCATTTTTCTAGCGGCAATGAGCCAGGACTTTTTTGGTAAGGTAATCGGTGTCTGGTTTCCAATCATGATCTTTGTGGTTTGCGGGTTTCAGCACGTGGTTGCCAATGCCTTTATTCTAACTGCAGCGGTTCTGGCTGGCGGTCATTTTTCAGCTAGCGCGTTGGTGCTCAACATTTTACTTGTTTTTATTGGTAATGCAATCGGTGGCGCGCTTGGCTTAGCTGTACCTGTTTATTATGCCAATCGTGAATCGGCGGTGGTTTCTACTACTGAGAGTCCTGAATCAATCAAGCAGGTGATCGTCAATGAATGA